Part of the Caretta caretta isolate rCarCar2 chromosome 7, rCarCar1.hap1, whole genome shotgun sequence genome is shown below.
GGGCGCTCTGGGCCCGGCTGGGCCTGCCCCTCACCACACAGCTGGGAAGAGCTGGCCGTCTGCGTGTTCGCTGCCAGCGGCATCTCCGttccagaggcagagctgggctgctcAGTTTCCGGGCTGCGCTGCTGGGATCGCTGGTGGCACTGAGGTTCCCCTGGGCTGtctgctggggggctgctgggcagCCTGCGTCGGTGGCCGTCTGGGAGGAGTGGGAAGAAGGACTTGCCCGTTTCCGCAGGCCCGGACTCTGCTCCTTTGCTTCTGAGAATCCGAAGAGCCAGGCTAGCGGGTCAGCGCTGCCGGTGAGCCCCTGGAGGTTGTGCTGCTGGTTGAACTGGGCTGTGATGTCCTGCAGTGACGCTgcattgccctgcaccttctcaGGGCTGGGGAGTGCGACCCCGCTCTGGGCCACTTTCCCCTGTGCCCTCTGGAGTTTGTGAGGCTTGTTCTGGCTGCCCTGGCAAGGACATGGGAGCCCGCTGGACAGCGAGGATGGCTGGGCCAGCTGGCTAATGGACTGGACATACTcatccagcccagccaggggctcctcggCCTGCGCGTGGCTCCCTCCCACAAACAGCATCTCTCCTGTCTCACTGATTGTAGGCAGGTGGGTCACGGAGATCAGCCGCCTGGATCTCATGctgcaaagacagagagagagaatgaggcactgggctggccactgtcagaataccccagccccaccccttctgtcaCATCTGTTAATCTTTCCTCACTTCCCCCAGTGTAAATGCAGAATCTTTCCACTTACTCCGGATTTACCCTGCTGCCCTGAGAGCAGGGTCAGACCCAGTGACTGTGCATACCATGATCTGAAAAGACTCTTACATCCAGGAGATCCAGAGattcccaaggccagaagggacccttgcgatgatctagtctgacctcctgtggaaCACATGCTGGAGACCTGCCCcccaataattcctagagcagagtttGTATGTAGAGAAACGTccagtcctgatttaaaaattttcagagaTAGAGAATCCCCAATGTAGCTGGCTTACCCAGCCGCGCCAATGAACAGACAGCCCCACAGCTGGTCTTGCGTGCGTCTGGATCCCAAAGTGCCAGCTGCCAGGTTGGCGCGCACCATCATGAAATGCTCTGGTAATCCCAGATCCAGGCAACACACTGTCCCATCTAGTGACTGGGACACAGATACTCAATGAACCTGCTGCAGCCATGGATAGTGGATCTGGGAATTTCAGCTCAGCCAGCAGAGGCTTCTGCTTTCAGACTCAGGATGCCACTTTCAATGAGCTACCCAGGAGGCTGCCACCCCCGTGGGGGCAGAGGAAACTAGCTGCGTGAAAAACAACTAAGGCAATAAATTCTCAGCCACAGTTGGAGCCAGATGCCTGTTCGCGCAGCCAGgtttgtacaaacacacagcacagCCAGAAGAAGCTCAGCATCCAGGacaaggctggagcaggtgagCAAACAATTTGCTTTTCAGTCTGATGCACAGTAGTGAAGTTGTTTGAATGCAAAGCGCCCATTCACCCAGACTGACAGGGAAGGGTTAACTTGGGGCCTGCCTTCCCTGTCCAGCTAATCTGGTTCTTTTCCCCATTCCACAAAGGTGATACTCCTGCCACTCAGCCACCTTTACACAAAGCACAGGGAGCAAAGAATCCTTAGCCCTGTCAAACTGGGGGAGTCCTTCTGTAACCCAGCTGGAGCCCAAGACAGCTTTGCCTCCTCAGTTGCGGCTGACAAAGGCGGGGGCGGGACCCAAAGCAATCTAGGCTTTGGCAAAGCTGATGCCCTTTCAGACTGGACGGTCCGGATCCCTGACTGTCCAGGCCAGTTAGCACTGAAGTAGACGGGCTTGTTCCCATGCCGCAAAATGGTGTTGGTTTGCCTATAGATTTGCACCTGGAGCCAGACAGGCTAGGTGGCTATTGTCTTTTTGATTCAAACTCCACAATGCCTGGGTTTTCAATCCGGCCTGGCTCGACGCAGCTTGGCCTTTACTCCTCAGCCAGCTGAGCTGTTAGGATACAAAGCAGTACAGTACTGAACACTAATCCCTCattttgctaccactgagaaaccGCATCGTGTTACCTTGTGCGTGTGAGAAGTTGCTGTTTTCCTACGAAATGAGATCACAGTCTTTTAGCTGTGGAATGAAGTCCTTGAAACTGCCTCTGTTTGCTGTGAGGGACTGAGAGCTTTCTTTCCAACCCTGTGTTTGCTCGCACCCCACTATATAGCCTGGAGTAGTGTTTTAAATCACGGCCAGGATGTTGCTCAACAGCCCTGCTCCCTGTGCTTGAATTTATACCTTCCTGCCAGGGGCTATAACTCACTGCCAGCAAGTGCCTAAAATAGAAGCCGCAGTGAACAAGGCGAACTCAGGAAGGCAGAGGGGCATGGTGTCCTCATAGGAAAAACACAGGCTAGCAGAAGGAGGGGCCTGGGTAACTTCTGTGACCTTTCAGCAAATGTTTATCTTTCAGATTAATGTCCCAGCAGATTCAATTATTGTTGATTGAAGGAGTCTTCACTTTGCGCTATTCTGTGGGGAGAGCTCCGGCAGTTTACTGCTCTTGGGCACAGCCAGTCCTGAGGCTTTGAGGTTTTTTAAGTGCGCTATGGAAaaaccccagctcccactggataTCTGTTTTTGCAGGGACCCAAGAGGTGACTAAAATAATCATGGCAGCATTGAAAGGACTCTGCCCCAGAGCATGTTGGGGGGTTGAAATCTGCCCAGTTGTTGGAAAAAGATCCCCAAATCTCTCAAGGTTTAAGGGAATGGGCCAATGAACAAAATGAAATCCTGACAGCTGGGAACGCAGGAATGACCTGCCGTTGTGCAGTGCTGTCACAGGACCAGGCTCCGTACACCAGTCAGCTCTGGGGCGGGCGAGGGGAGGTGAAGCTTCAGGGAAGGCGAATGGCATCAAGTTTCGGAGCCTTTCTGCagtttcagagttacaaacacaaACAGGAAAATCTCCTTTTTAATGTAAAGGTGATGTCAAATCCCCAGCTGGCGTCAATCAGTCGTAGTCAAAAAGACAGATCCCCAGTTGGTGTGAATGGGCATCGCTCCTTTGGAGTCCATGGGCCGGATCCCCAGCTGGAGTAAATGGGCatcgctccattggagtcaattgTCTGGATCCCCACTAGTGTCAATGGGCAACGCTCCGATGGGGATGTCACAGGGCTGCATAGCCAGCCCAGCGCTCACAGCCCCACTGTCCCCGTGCTtcatcaacaataaacctggctgggtgccttcatcccttcacggatcttgtggtcattgggcagtttgTTCAAGGTCTGCCGTgccagctggctgggctgggctggggcgacacacagagggaacacacacatgcagccaaacatctatcaacGTCTAACCACAATAGCCAAGCAGGGGCAGGTTCCCAGATGAGGCAGCCTTTCCCCAGAATAGGGCCACAGGAGGCAGCATGTGCCTGGCGCAGAGCCTGGCTCAGGGATCCATTCCAAGCTCTGTGACTGCCCTGCTGAGCagccttgggccagtcactggCAGTGCCATGCCTGCACTTCGCCCTCTATAGGAAGGGGCTAATGGAGCCTGAGGGATCAGAACTGGAGCTGCCAAAATCCTTGCCCAAGGAGAGTGCTGGAGCCCCGCCTGCTCCAGGCCCCCCTCCTCAGGCATGGGCCCAGCTCAGGCCTGCGAGGCAGTGGAGCAgcacagggggggggggggcccagagCAGCCTGGGGCTAGATGCATGTCTCCTTGGAGTGGCATCTCCAGCAGGGACGGGAGCCTGCCAGCTGCTCTCAGCTCAGTGCAGCACTGGGGCTGGCTGGCGCTGGATGCCATGGGGCCCATCCCACTTGGATCTGGGTGTGGCCGTGGGTGTGCTGCACCAGGAGCCGAGTGCAGAATTGTCAGAGGTAGCAAAGGAGGCTGCATCTGGCAGTGCAATCTGCGTAGCATTGAGCAGGTGGCCAGAGGAGTTCCTGATCCGCTGGGCCTGGTGAAGGCAGCTGGGGCTCCTGTGACCTGCTTGCACCAGGGCCGCGTGCACTCTGGGCCCTAGGGCATAGCCAGGTTGGGATGCAGACAGGGAACTGGGAGGCTCCTGGCTTCTCCCTACAGATCACTCCCTGTGTGCCGCCAGTCAGCCCGGCTATACGTGACTTTGGCTGCGTGGAGCTGTTCTCCGGGCGGACCTTGCCCCCGGTCATGCCGCTCCATCCCAGCCAAGCACATGAGGAGCTGCAGGTGGAGCGGTGGGGGGATCCCTTCCTCTGCGGAGCCACTGCCATGCTGCACAGCACGTAGGGAGGTGTGAGCAGCTGGCCGGCCCTCCCGCTTCCCCTCTGCGAGGCTATTCTTGTCTCCTCTGGCAGTACCCTAGGGAGAGGGCAAGCTGCTCATTGAGGGGTTGCTAAATATATCCTGGGGCCTGTGCCGGCCTGTCCTCCTGCAGATGGAGGGTGAGAATGAGAGAATCTGCCTCCCCTGCCCTAAGCCCTGGGAGGTGGAAGTGGCTGCTGGTGCATATGGGTGAATGCCATGGCCAGGGGAGCGGGGCATACTCGGGCACGGATGAGCAGGAACTGTGCTTCCAGAGTGCAGGCTGCCACTGCCTGAGCACCGATCCTGCCATGCTCATCGGGCACAGAGCATGGAGCCCAGGTCTGCTCTCATGCATGCAGGGCCCAGCTCTGTTCTCTCCCCACTGAACCCGCTTCTTCTCTAGCTCCCAACAGCGCCCACTCCACTGGCAATCCAGGGAGTTACCCGGGCTCCTGGCCACGTAACTGTGACCCAGCTCAGCCCTTGTGAGCCTGCGTCTCCAGGGCCCTGCGCTATGGGCAGCCCTGGGCACGAGCATAGCATGAAATGCTCCTGCCTCATGCCCGTCTACCCTGCTGTCAATGGTGTGCAAGGCATAGGGCAATGGAGACCTCCTGACTCTCCCTGGACGCATACAGCCCCTGGCAATTGCTGAGCAGGGTTGGGCCTTGGATGGGAGACTCCTACAGGAAAGGCCCCAACGCAGCAGGGAGACTCCACGAGGGTTAGTGCCCAGCACGCTGCTTGTGggtgctgtgctgagggaggggCTGCGCTTCCCAAAGATAGGAGCTGGTGATGAGCACCTGTGGTCATCAAAGCTCTCCCGGCAGTCGGCAGGGGCATTaccccccatgccccaactccaTTCCAACACAGCCCCTGACTGAAATTCCCACTGCAGTTTCAACTGGGTATGTTATTCTTCACTTCTTGCCCTAAgctatgttccaccccagaggtggctgcatcccacTCCCTGCCTTGTGCATCTGTATAAGGGCTGCCTGGGCCACACAGGGAGTTCTTCAGGAATGGCTGTTCTGAATAGCTCCACCTGTCGATAGGCCCTTGGGTCCTGTGGGAGCAGGGCGCTCCCCTGGAGGGGGAGATAGCACATCCGAGGGTCAGGGCTGCAAAGAAGAGGCTTGTGGAGAAGGGAGGCCCCTGCAGCCGAGTTCTCGCTGAGTCAGTTGGGCAGCGGGGTGGGAACGTCATGGGGTGAACCCTTCTAACCCGCCCACTCACTGTTCTGTCGTCTGTTCCAGGTGTGGATCTGCAGCGTGAGGAGCTGAAAGGACCTGGGAGAGGTGGGACGATGAGGCCATGGACTGAGCCTGACATCAGTAAGCAATGCCCGAGgctgggggtgaggctgggggccCTGCCTGGCAGCTCCAGACAGTGCCCAGGGCCCGCTGGATGAGGGGGCTAGGCTAGCGCTGACCCAGAGACCCTGGCTGCATGGGCTGGCCCATATGCCTGCTTCTGTGTAACTCCTCTGAATGATCTGGAGAGAGGACAAGGCTCTCcacagccccgctcagcctgggCAGTcctgcagtgctgggcaggacgTGCTTGGCTGATCACACTCCTGCTGTCCCTGAGCACAGGACGGGTGTGGCTGCCCGTGGGAGGCAGCTAAGGCTGGGGCCCATTGTCACTTGGCTGCGTGCTAAGGAGCAGTCAGGGCCATGGGAGTTGCAGCTGGTGTGGACAGGGTGACGCACTGCCCAGCACCACGGGCTGCCTGTGAGCTGGTGCTGGCTGCCAAGGTAACAGTGGGTAGGGCCCAGAGCTGTGAGGAAGGAACTGCCCATCCCAGGTGGCAGCCCATAATCACAGGCCCCAACGGAACGTGGTCATGTCCCCCCTCTTCTGTGAGCAGCTCTGTAGTGCCCGGTGGGACAGTCGCCCATGTGAGGCCCCCTGCACGGAGACGTATGAACTGGGATGTGGGGCCAGCCGGGGCTGTTGATGGGAGCGTGTGTGGGGCTGGTGAGATGTCCCCGGCATGTGGAGGCTCCAAGGCTGTCTCTTGGCTCTGCCCCCTGCAGCGCGGTCTCGCTGAAACACAGCCCAGCCTGGCTAGCGCTAGCTCACGCTGATGCTGGCAGAAAGTGTGGACACGGCCCTCTGCCAGCCGACGAGCCCAGCCAATGAGCCCAATGGTGCACATTCAGGCCGCGTGGTGGTTAGATTATTCTTTGTCCAATTAACTGTGATGTGTAGCGTTGTTATTATGGGTGCCACGTGTGCCTTAatgggtggttgttttttaagtAAATGTGAGTAGGGTCTTTCCATGATTGGAGGACCATTTAACTGTAACACTGTTATGTTGCCCACTAAAATCGTTCTGTTCACCCATACTTTAATCGTGAGCACCTCTAATGGTCCTGGTGTGAATGGTGTGTGAACCAGGTTCACAAAAAGGATTAAAATCCACATTTGGCTCCATAGGGGTTGTTACCTTAATCATGCAGTTACAATCCTCATTGGTTATATTAACCCAGGCTTGTATTGTAGTTTGTGCGAAAGGCCCATACGAGGTATTGTTACACATTGCTTTTTCAGTTAAACTATTGTAGCTCCCCCGTGCATGTGTTGTCCCTGAACCCCCAAAAGTGTATAAATATCCCCCAAAGCAACATCTTGCCCTTAGCAGGTTCCTGGCAGGACTCCCTTAGGATCAGGTCGTGTACGAGGAATCTTTACCGGGGTGCAACATGATTATTGGCAGGTATATACTTCTAGTTCATGTTTAATACCTGTAATAATTAAACAGATTAAGAAAACAATTTTATCTGTGACACATGAACCCATTTGAGTTtgctgttggtttgttttttttttttttaatacggTACACTAGTGGGCTAAGACAGTCAATGATGGAATAAAGACCTCTCCACTTAAAATCCAGGGCATGAGCCTTTTCCCCTCGCTTTAAATACATTACCTGGTCACCAACTTTCCATAGCTCAGAGTCAGTGGCTTTTTGCTTATACAGTTTGTATTCTTTTCCTCAATGGCTTGGTTTacccgtatggagtggaaatctatcaacttcatgaaaaaactcgtaagtctctaaggtgccacaagtactccttttcttcctgtattGTAAGGTAGTTTTGTTTTCTTGCAATTGTTTGAGCCACTGGAAGTAGTTATGCTGTGTCACAGTAGGTTATTCCTCAGAATCTCTAGTTAGGCATTCAGGATCAATTATTAACCACACTGGCTGCCAAAACAAAATTTGTTATGACTGTATTTTTCTTTCCAGCCTGTCACCACTGCAGAAAGCAGCCAGGATCAAGGGCAGCTTATCAGGCCAGTTTTTAACCGGTGTGGTCTACCACTTTTCTCAATGTCTCTTTAATGGtacgatttttttttttcacctgtcCTGAGGGTTGGGGTCAGTATGGGATATGAAACTTTTGTTTAATTCCCAGAGCATGCATTATTCTGGTAAAGATTTCCCCCACAAATGCACCCCCATTGTCTACATCTATAACCTTGGGGGTCCCCAAACCTGCAGACCAGTTCTATATCCTTTTCAGCAGCTGCTTTCCACTCATTTCTTTGCCAGTCATACATCCAATTCTGTATTCCTTTCACAGAAAATCACTATCAGCA
Proteins encoded:
- the DEPP1 gene encoding protein DEPP1, whose product is MRSRRLISVTHLPTISETGEMLFVGGSHAQAEEPLAGLDEYVQSISQLAQPSSLSSGLPCPCQGSQNKPHKLQRAQGKVAQSGVALPSPEKVQGNAASLQDITAQFNQQHNLQGLTGSADPLAWLFGFSEAKEQSPGLRKRASPSSHSSQTATDAGCPAAPQQTAQGNLSATSDPSSAARKLSSPALPLERRCRWQRTRRRPALPSCVVRGRPSRAQSARLPVIYEL